The genomic window GACATCACGCTGGACGCTTATCTGAAGCGGCGCGAACTCGCGCTGCCGAAATTTGCTGTCCTCGCCGATCCTCAGGTCCTGCGCGATCGGGCGACCCTGCTTGGCCTGGATGTTCCGATCAAGGAGATCGGCAACGAGGACGTCGCCAGCGTTTTCGACGAAGCTCTCCCAGTCATCCCGCTCCGCAATGCAGCACCCGCTTCTCCGGGCCAACCCAGCGCACTGGCTGCTGCCGCGATCGTGGAAGCGATCGACCGCGCGGCCTGCATGACGTTTTGTGGCGTCGCGCGCGCCATGGTGACCAACCCGATCGCCAAGTCGGTGCTCTACGGCGAAGGCTTTGCCTTTCCCGGGCACACGGAATTTCTGGCGGCGCGCGCTTCGGACATGAGCGGCCGACTGATCACACCGGTGATGATGCTCGCCGGACCGAAGCTCAAAGCGGTCCCCGTCACCATCCACATCGCACTCAGCGAAGTCCCGAAGGCTTTGACGCGGGCGTTGATCGTCGAGACCGTGAAGATCACCGCCGACGACATGAAGACGCGCTTCGGACTGACCGAGCCGCGCATTGCGATCTCGGGCTTGAACCCGCATGCGGGCGAGAGCGGAACAATGGGTCGCGAGGAAATCGAGATCATCGGCCCGGCTATTGTCGATCTGCAAGTGCTTGGCATCGATGCAGTGGGCCCCCTGCCCGCCGACACCATGTTCCACGATGCCGCGCGCGCGCGTTATGACGTCGCCGTGTGCATGTATCATGATCAGGCGCTGATCCCCGCCAAGGCGCTCGGCTTCGACGATACCGTCAATGTCACGCTTGGCCTGCCCTTCGTGCGTACCTCGCCCGACCACGGCACGGCGTTCGATATTGCTGGCAAGGGTGTCGCCCGTGCCGATAGCTTGATTGCGGCGATCCGTATGGCGGATGACATGTCGTCGAGGCACGCGTGAGCTCGCTCGATGGCCTGCCGCCGCTTCGCGACGTCATCGCCCGCCACGAGCTTGCGGCAAAGAAGGCGCTCGGCCAGAACTTCCTGCTCGACCTGAACCTGACCCAGAAGGTCGCGCGCGCTTCCGGTCCGCTCGAAGGCGTGACGGTGATCGAGATCGGCCCTGGCCCCGGCGGCCTGACACGCGCGCTCCTGGCGCTTGGCGCTTCAAAGGTCGTTGCGATCGAACGCGATCCGCGCTGTCTGCCGGCGCTTGCCGAAATCGCAGATCACTATCCCGGTAAGCTGGAGGTAATTGAGGGCGACGCGCTCGCCTTCGATTATTATTCGGTTCAGGCGACTGACACGGGGCCGCTGCGCATCGTGGCGAACCTGCCCTACAATGTCGGCACGCAATTGCTCGTCAACTGGCTGACCGGACCCATTTGGCCGCCCTTCTACGAATCGCTGACGCTGATGTTCCAGCGGGAAGTGGCGCTCCGGATCGTCGCGGAACCGGATGGTGATGCCTATGGACGCCTTGGTGTGCTGGCTGGCTGGCGCACGGATGCGCGCATCGC from Georhizobium profundi includes these protein-coding regions:
- the pdxA gene encoding 4-hydroxythreonine-4-phosphate dehydrogenase PdxA, whose translation is MGDPSGIGPDITLDAYLKRRELALPKFAVLADPQVLRDRATLLGLDVPIKEIGNEDVASVFDEALPVIPLRNAAPASPGQPSALAAAAIVEAIDRAACMTFCGVARAMVTNPIAKSVLYGEGFAFPGHTEFLAARASDMSGRLITPVMMLAGPKLKAVPVTIHIALSEVPKALTRALIVETVKITADDMKTRFGLTEPRIAISGLNPHAGESGTMGREEIEIIGPAIVDLQVLGIDAVGPLPADTMFHDAARARYDVAVCMYHDQALIPAKALGFDDTVNVTLGLPFVRTSPDHGTAFDIAGKGVARADSLIAAIRMADDMSSRHA
- the rsmA gene encoding 16S rRNA (adenine(1518)-N(6)/adenine(1519)-N(6))-dimethyltransferase RsmA, with product MSSLDGLPPLRDVIARHELAAKKALGQNFLLDLNLTQKVARASGPLEGVTVIEIGPGPGGLTRALLALGASKVVAIERDPRCLPALAEIADHYPGKLEVIEGDALAFDYYSVQATDTGPLRIVANLPYNVGTQLLVNWLTGPIWPPFYESLTLMFQREVALRIVAEPDGDAYGRLGVLAGWRTDARIAFDIPPQAFTPPPKVTSSVVHLVPRPHPIPCDGDALARVTQAAFGQRRKMLRQSLKPLGGEALLAKAEIEPTRRAETLSVEEFCRLARLL